The genome window TAAAATTGCACCTTCTTTTAAATATTCAGGAAGAAATACAGGGCTCACTTTTCCATCTAAAGTATCTGTTGATAACATCATTCCTTCGCTTGTACCAAAACGCATTTTTCTAGGTGCTAAATTACAAACAATTATAACTTTGTGATTTACAACTTCTTCAGGTTTAATCCATTCACGTATTCCAGAAAAAACAATGCGTTCTCCCAATTCTCCTAATGAAACAGAAAGTTTTAATAATTTATCAGAACCTTCTACACACTCAGCACTTATAACAGTTCCAACACGCATTTGAACTTTTGAAAAATCTTGAATTTGGATTGTTTCTGTAACTTGAGTATTTGTCAGGTTAACTTTTTCTTCTTTCATTTTTTCTTTTCCAATAACTTTATTTTCAGAATGTTTTACTTTAGTTTTTTCATTACTATTTTTAGGTTCTAGTATTGCTAATTCGGCTTGAATATCTATTCTATTAAATAATTTAGGTATGGCTTCACAGATAAATCCTGCTTGAATATTCAAACAATCGCTGGCTCTAATAAAGTGTTCTGAAATAGCAACATTAACTTCACCCACACTTTCAAGCAATTCTTTCATTTTTTCAGGATAAAAACTGTAAGCTAAATACCCAACAGTTTTTAATACAGTAACACATGTAGCTAAAATATTTGCCAACTGTACTTTTGAGCTATCATCAATAATTTTAGCTATTTCCCAAGGTTTTTGTTGTGCTATATGTTTATCAGCTAAAGAAACAAGCATAGAAATTTCATTTAAAGCATCAGATAATTTAAAATCATCAAAAGCTTTTGTAACTATATTTACAGCATTTTTACACGCTTCTGCTATTTCCTTTTGTTCTGAAAGCAATTTACTTTCATAATATTTAGGAATTTCTTTAGAAAAATATTTTTCAATCATCGTTAAAGTACGAGATAATAAATTACCAATTCCATTGGCTAGATCAGAATTATATCTTTCAAAATATGACTTCCATGATATATCTATATCTTCCCCAGGATTTGTTGCACGATAAACAAAGTTTACAAACATATCTCTACCATAATGTAAAATTTGTTCCACTGTAACAACATTTCCTAGACTTTTAGACATTTTATGACCATCTTTTAGCAACCAACCAGTAACAAGTAATTTTGGTAGCGGGATATCTAAAGACAAGCACATAGCTGGCCAAAAAATACCATGAAATTTTAAAATATCTTTGCCTAATATATGATAAGCATTGTTCCAAAAAGGACTTGTTCTTGCTTCTTCTAAACCGCCTATACCTGTAACATAATTAGGTAGAGCATCGAACCAAACATAGGCTACATGTTCCTTATCAAAAGGTAATTCTACACCCCAAGTTAATCTTGTTTTTGGACGAGAAATACTTAGATCACCTTCTAAACTATCAAGCATAGAAAGTAATTCATTAATATATCTTTCTTGCTGTGTTATTTTTCCTTGCGAAATTAATTCTCTTAAATTTTGTTTATATTTTGATGTCTTAAAAAAATAATTTTTTTCTTTTCTTAATTCTGTAGGTCTTTTATGAACGAGACAGTTATTATTTTCGTCTCTTTCATTGCTATTCAAAAAGCCTTCACATTTAATACAATAATATCCTTCATGTTCACCAAAATAAATGTCACCTTTATTATAGCAATAAGTTAAAATATCTTTTAC of Pigmentibacter sp. JX0631 contains these proteins:
- the metG gene encoding methionine--tRNA ligase; its protein translation is MAKACRYFTTPIYYANGNPHAGHVYATILASVLKSHYQQRGEQVKFLTGLDEHGEAVQDKAKELGISPQKLVDNMAILWQEEFHKFGLNNDIFIRTTDKHHVKNVKDILTYCYNKGDIYFGEHEGYYCIKCEGFLNSNERDENNNCLVHKRPTELRKEKNYFFKTSKYKQNLRELISQGKITQQERYINELLSMLDSLEGDLSISRPKTRLTWGVELPFDKEHVAYVWFDALPNYVTGIGGLEEARTSPFWNNAYHILGKDILKFHGIFWPAMCLSLDIPLPKLLVTGWLLKDGHKMSKSLGNVVTVEQILHYGRDMFVNFVYRATNPGEDIDISWKSYFERYNSDLANGIGNLLSRTLTMIEKYFSKEIPKYYESKLLSEQKEIAEACKNAVNIVTKAFDDFKLSDALNEISMLVSLADKHIAQQKPWEIAKIIDDSSKVQLANILATCVTVLKTVGYLAYSFYPEKMKELLESVGEVNVAISEHFIRASDCLNIQAGFICEAIPKLFNRIDIQAELAILEPKNSNEKTKVKHSENKVIGKEKMKEEKVNLTNTQVTETIQIQDFSKVQMRVGTVISAECVEGSDKLLKLSVSLGELGERIVFSGIREWIKPEEVVNHKVIIVCNLAPRKMRFGTSEGMMLSTDTLDGKVSPVFLPEYLKEGAILS